CTGTCCTGGGTTGCGATGATGTTGTTCCCGTCTTCTGACAGATCAACGAGAAGATCGTCCACTGTCTTGCCTGAATTTGTCTTTATTATGCCTATTTCCTTGTTTTCGATCAGCTGAAGCGCCAGCCTGGCTTTTGCCTTTTCCTTTCCTTTCTGGGCTTCAATCATCTTTTTCAGCTCTTCAACTGATTTGTCCAGAACAAAAAGAGAATAATTGAAACTGCATATTCTGTTTATTTCCGAGAAAATGTCTACTTTGAACTCTGCCGGAATTGTCAGGAAGTTTGTGTCAATGATTATTGCCTTCATAAGAAAAGGTATTTTTTTGCTGTTTTTAAATTATTGCATCCCAGATGCCCATAAGCTGTCTATCGGGCTTGTTACATTGATCATTCTTGGAGAAGCCATATGCACGTAAACCATTGTTGTAGCTGCGCTGCTGTGGCCCAGCAAGGACTGGACAGAAGCAACATCATAGCCATTTTCAATAAGGTGTGTTGCAAAGCTGTGCCTCAATGTATGAGAATGAACATTCTTTTCAATTCCGGATTTTTTTGCTGCATTCTTGATTATTTTCTGGACTGCCATCACAGTTATATGATCATTCCTGCCTTTAAAAAGCCACGAATGATGGCAAGGGCATTCAACCGCCATATGGCTCATCAGCTCTTCCCTGAGTTTTTCTGCCACTATAAACAGCCTGTCTTTATTGCCTTTGCCTCTTCTCACCCAGCCGTAATTTCTGCTGAATTCAAAATTCTCAGGCTTCAAATTAACAAGCTCGCTAACTCTTAAACCGGCAGAATACAGCAGCTTCACCATGAGCCTGTGCTTTGGGTTG
The DNA window shown above is from Candidatus Woesearchaeota archaeon and carries:
- a CDS encoding tyrosine-type recombinase/integrase; the protein is MISTDIPELIRKIGLRRGLSIRTIKTYKQCVKLFFMQCGKDPKEVKKFDIESYLDGLVEKGKAGNTVNVYLNALKFFYNEIMRKRLLLNIRFSKTPKEMPVVLTKEETKRLINAIGNPKHRLMVKLLYSAGLRVSELVNLKPENFEFSRNYGWVRRGKGNKDRLFIVAEKLREELMSHMAVECPCHHSWLFKGRNDHITVMAVQKIIKNAAKKSGIEKNVHSHTLRHSFATHLIENGYDVASVQSLLGHSSAATTMVYVHMASPRMINVTSPIDSLWASGMQ
- a CDS encoding nucleotide-binding protein, which translates into the protein MKAIIIDTNFLTIPAEFKVDIFSEINRICSFNYSLFVLDKSVEELKKMIEAQKGKEKAKARLALQLIENKEIGIIKTNSGKTVDDLLVDLSEDGNNIIATQDRELRKRLKGKNTIFLRNKKYLEMSTG